In the Haloferula helveola genome, one interval contains:
- a CDS encoding argininosuccinate synthase, producing MKIVVAYSGGLDTSVLLLWLKEKYNAEIIAYCSDCGQGEELDGLEAKALSTGASKCYIDDQKEEFARDFIFPMFQANALYEGRYFLGTSIARPCITKGMIDVAIKEGADAIAHGATGKGNDQVRFELSAAALAPDIKVIAPWRDAEFRKQFPGRAEMIAYAEAHNIPVKASMKKPYSMDRNLLHISFEAGALEDVWHDATGEDDKDMYVLSVSPEDAPDAPQYLQCLFEKGNVIGLQTEGLAELIAELGDFEVQGEKDGYTLLTPYGVMRVLNALGGKHGIGRIDIVENRFVGMKSRGIYETPGGAILMAAHRDLETLVMDRELQLTRDTLIPKYAQLIYNGFWFAPEREAIQALVTESQKTVSGEVRVKLYKGNVMQAGRRSPHSMYDEHVATMEGGQEEAYNQDDATGFIALNALRLKANARQK from the coding sequence ATGAAGATCGTCGTCGCATACTCCGGGGGACTCGACACCTCCGTCCTCCTTCTCTGGCTCAAGGAAAAGTACAACGCCGAGATCATCGCCTACTGCTCCGACTGCGGACAGGGCGAGGAACTCGACGGCCTCGAGGCCAAGGCGCTCAGCACCGGTGCCTCGAAGTGCTACATCGACGACCAGAAAGAGGAGTTTGCCCGCGACTTCATCTTCCCGATGTTCCAGGCCAACGCGCTCTACGAGGGCCGCTACTTCCTCGGCACCTCGATCGCCCGCCCGTGCATCACCAAGGGCATGATCGATGTCGCCATCAAGGAAGGCGCCGACGCCATCGCCCACGGCGCCACCGGCAAGGGTAACGACCAGGTGCGCTTCGAACTCTCCGCCGCCGCGCTCGCTCCGGACATCAAGGTGATCGCCCCGTGGCGCGACGCCGAGTTCCGCAAGCAGTTCCCCGGACGCGCCGAAATGATCGCCTACGCCGAGGCCCACAACATCCCGGTGAAGGCTTCCATGAAGAAGCCCTACTCGATGGACCGCAACCTCCTGCACATCTCCTTCGAGGCCGGCGCTCTCGAGGATGTCTGGCACGATGCCACCGGCGAGGACGACAAGGACATGTACGTGCTCTCCGTTTCCCCGGAGGACGCACCCGACGCTCCGCAGTATCTCCAGTGCCTCTTCGAAAAGGGCAACGTGATCGGCCTGCAGACCGAAGGCCTTGCCGAACTCATCGCCGAGCTCGGCGACTTCGAGGTGCAGGGCGAGAAGGACGGCTACACGCTGCTCACGCCCTACGGTGTGATGCGGGTGCTCAACGCGCTCGGCGGCAAACACGGCATCGGCCGTATCGACATCGTCGAGAACCGCTTCGTTGGCATGAAGTCCCGCGGCATCTACGAGACGCCCGGTGGCGCCATCCTGATGGCCGCCCACCGCGACCTCGAAACGCTGGTTATGGACCGCGAACTCCAGCTCACCCGCGACACGCTCATTCCGAAATACGCCCAGCTCATCTACAACGGCTTCTGGTTCGCTCCCGAGCGCGAGGCGATCCAGGCACTGGTCACCGAGAGCCAGAAGACCGTCTCCGGCGAAGTCCGCGTGAAACTCTACAAGGGCAACGTCATGCAGGCCGGCCGACGCAGCCCGCACAGCATGTACGACGAACACGTCGCCACCATGGAAGGCGGTCAGGAGGAAGCCTACAACCAGGACGACGCCACCGGCTTCATCGCCCTCAACGCCCTCCGCCTCAAGGCCAACGCCCGCCAGAAGTAA
- a CDS encoding sulfite exporter TauE/SafE family protein, giving the protein MLEGPEAWTLALAAAFFIGVAKAGFSGTSLLSVAIFTHLLGAKAQAGFALPLLIIADLLVYPAFRKHGSWKDVWRLLPATLVGLGIGWYLLGTVPEPVAKRIIGISILVLLALQSLRVLRPGVLEKIAEHRAFGTGAGVAAGVTTMLANAAGPVFQLYLLSKRVPKMELIGIGARFFLLVNLIKVPLNRNLGLIDSQTLYTNLLLAPAIVAGILLGKSLLQKVPQRVFEWMIIGFAALAALRMLI; this is encoded by the coding sequence GTGCTAGAGGGACCGGAGGCATGGACGCTGGCGCTGGCGGCGGCGTTTTTCATCGGGGTGGCGAAGGCCGGGTTCAGCGGCACCTCGCTGCTCTCGGTGGCGATCTTCACCCACCTGCTCGGCGCCAAGGCCCAGGCAGGCTTTGCGCTGCCGTTGTTGATCATCGCCGATCTGCTGGTCTATCCGGCCTTCCGCAAGCACGGCTCGTGGAAGGACGTGTGGCGGCTTTTGCCCGCGACCCTGGTCGGGCTCGGGATCGGTTGGTATCTCCTTGGAACCGTGCCCGAACCGGTGGCGAAGCGGATCATCGGGATCTCGATCCTCGTGCTGCTCGCGTTGCAGTCGCTACGCGTGCTGCGGCCCGGGGTGCTGGAGAAAATCGCCGAGCATCGGGCATTCGGCACCGGCGCCGGGGTGGCGGCGGGCGTGACCACCATGCTGGCGAATGCCGCCGGGCCGGTGTTCCAGCTCTACCTGCTGTCGAAGCGGGTGCCGAAGATGGAGCTGATCGGGATCGGCGCGCGGTTTTTCCTGCTGGTGAACCTGATCAAGGTCCCGCTGAACCGGAACCTCGGTCTGATCGACTCGCAGACGCTCTACACCAACCTGCTGCTCGCCCCGGCGATTGTGGCCGGGATTTTGTTGGGCAAGAGCTTGTTGCAAAAGGTCCCGCAGCGGGTCTTCGAGTGGATGATCATCGGCTTCGCGGCCTTGGCGGCGCTGCGGATGCTCATCTGA
- a CDS encoding site-2 protease family protein, with translation MLRFSLFGIPVNVQPWFWITLALLGGATGIDGREDVLSVALFVLAGFVSVLVHELGHALTGRSFGAPTQITLMAFGGFASFPANAFTRKQDFLVTAAGPAIQILLGLVFFAIYAFVPLPTTAAKMFVFWGMVISIFWAVINLVPVIPLDGGRLVAALLGPSKRVLALQISLVAAIAVALGMFFLMKSFLFPIFLGLMAYQNWQELQQFRR, from the coding sequence ATGCTTCGTTTCTCCCTTTTCGGCATTCCGGTCAACGTCCAGCCGTGGTTCTGGATCACCTTGGCCTTGCTCGGAGGCGCCACCGGAATCGACGGCCGCGAGGACGTCCTGAGCGTCGCGCTGTTCGTGCTCGCCGGCTTCGTCTCGGTGCTCGTCCATGAGCTCGGACACGCCCTGACCGGACGCTCGTTCGGTGCCCCCACCCAGATCACGCTGATGGCATTCGGCGGCTTCGCCAGCTTTCCGGCGAACGCCTTCACGCGGAAGCAGGACTTCCTCGTCACCGCCGCCGGCCCCGCCATCCAGATTCTGCTCGGGCTGGTATTCTTCGCGATCTACGCCTTCGTCCCCCTGCCGACCACCGCCGCCAAGATGTTCGTCTTCTGGGGCATGGTGATCAGCATCTTCTGGGCGGTGATCAATCTGGTCCCGGTGATTCCCCTCGATGGCGGCCGCCTCGTCGCCGCGCTGCTGGGCCCTTCGAAACGGGTGCTCGCCCTGCAGATCAGCCTGGTCGCCGCGATCGCAGTCGCCTTGGGAATGTTCTTCCTCATGAAGAGCTTCCTGTTCCCGATTTTCCTCGGCCTGATGGCCTATCAGAACTGGCAGGAGCTGCAGCAGTTCCGGCGTTAG
- a CDS encoding NAD(P)/FAD-dependent oxidoreductase: MKKPVDVAIVGAGPAGCTLGALLAERGFRVVVFDDAKRPDLLVGESLLPTVVDLMRRLKIEDRVKEFSQFKPGVAFMHRGGLRLDFLFPEGVLGKTPNYSYNIPRPEFDNLLRTRAEELGVEFVTRRAKVERGENGREVQLDAETLEATPELGGEHPKLLVDSTGRARLFARALELSAKRGGRSDVAYFAHYENFEAESMVDGQVVLSILEHGWSWRIPLPGRLSVGVVLDTKAAKAHGDTPEERLESIIDAEPILREAGKGRKRVTDVMTYTNYQLISERGHGPGWVAVGDSHGFVDPMLSPGLFMAMHMADALDRRVFKKGPAVLDQPERLASGFAKVEAEMLDWHEAWGEIINYFYDGRMFSMYEGGSKLRELYKKWALPSLMEKHMSNQITRMVSGVSTRSRYGRGLVAYGTKHLTWNTEPPEFYAVLA, from the coding sequence GTGAAGAAGCCGGTGGACGTTGCGATTGTCGGGGCAGGCCCCGCAGGCTGCACGCTGGGCGCGCTTCTGGCGGAGAGGGGCTTTCGCGTGGTGGTTTTCGACGATGCCAAGCGGCCGGATCTGCTGGTCGGTGAGTCCTTGCTGCCAACGGTGGTCGACCTGATGCGAAGGCTGAAGATCGAGGACCGGGTGAAGGAGTTTTCCCAGTTCAAGCCCGGTGTGGCGTTCATGCATCGTGGCGGTCTGCGGCTCGATTTCCTTTTCCCCGAAGGCGTGCTCGGGAAGACGCCGAACTACTCGTACAACATCCCGCGACCGGAGTTTGACAACCTGCTCCGGACCCGTGCGGAGGAGCTCGGAGTCGAGTTCGTGACGCGTCGGGCAAAAGTGGAACGCGGTGAGAACGGTCGTGAGGTGCAACTTGATGCCGAGACCCTCGAGGCGACACCGGAACTCGGTGGCGAACACCCGAAGCTGCTGGTCGATTCGACCGGCCGGGCGCGGCTCTTCGCGAGGGCGCTGGAGCTGTCGGCGAAGCGCGGAGGACGGAGCGATGTCGCTTACTTCGCCCACTACGAGAATTTCGAAGCCGAGAGCATGGTCGACGGGCAAGTGGTGCTCTCGATCCTCGAGCACGGTTGGTCGTGGCGGATTCCGCTGCCGGGCCGTCTGTCGGTCGGTGTGGTGCTCGACACCAAGGCCGCCAAGGCGCACGGAGACACGCCGGAAGAGCGGCTCGAATCGATCATCGATGCCGAGCCCATCCTTCGCGAAGCCGGCAAGGGCCGGAAGCGGGTCACCGACGTGATGACCTACACCAACTACCAGCTGATCTCCGAACGCGGGCACGGCCCCGGTTGGGTGGCGGTCGGGGATTCCCACGGATTCGTCGATCCGATGCTTTCGCCGGGCCTGTTCATGGCCATGCACATGGCGGACGCGCTGGACCGTCGTGTGTTCAAGAAGGGACCGGCGGTCCTCGACCAACCCGAGCGGCTGGCGTCGGGCTTCGCCAAGGTCGAGGCCGAGATGCTCGACTGGCACGAGGCATGGGGAGAGATCATCAACTACTTCTACGACGGCCGCATGTTCTCGATGTACGAAGGCGGCTCCAAACTCCGCGAGCTCTACAAGAAGTGGGCGCTGCCATCCCTGATGGAAAAGCACATGAGCAACCAGATCACGCGGATGGTTTCAGGCGTGAGCACCCGCAGCCGCTACGGCCGCGGTCTGGTCGCCTACGGCACCAAGCACCTGACTTGGAATACCGAGCCGCCGGAGTTCTACGCGGTCCTCGCGTGA
- a CDS encoding SNF2-related protein, which yields MQQQPRPGQRWISTSEPALGLGVVVEVPHGRVQIVFPAAEETRLYALENAPLVRVRFKPGDRIAAREGAEFTVTGVTETDGILHYEGADTPVDEGDLLDSLSFTSPEERLLAGLCDDYREFDLRRRVLKWNTRIRRSPVRGFCGARIDLIPHQLAIVSEACSRLHPRVMLADEVGLGKTIEACLILQHLHLTGRAERILILVPEPLIHQWFVELLRRFNLLFAIFDEARCRSITEHQPKANPFSDSQLILAPVPLLAESPERAKQARDAGFDLLIVDEAHHLEWSPDEVSPEYAVVEALAATTPSLLLLTATPQQLGPEGHFARLRLLDPDRYGDLAAFLGEAEAYAPLAETVEALKSGGMPEDLDAIAEHSPATRSLLDRLRGGDETARDELVSELIDGFGTGRVLFRNTRRQLTGFPGREPHLHPLEEGESPYSWLASLLRSLPEDEKVLLITGSPEAAIAVREKLLEEIHVESALFHEDLSLIQRDRNAAWFADPAGARILMSSEIGSEGRNFQFARHLVLFGLPRDPELLEQRIGRLDRIGQTGTIHIHVPYGVGSASEYQARWLHEGLDAFSHPLRGATTLAEELLPELDQVMQSLDAAAFDKLLKKSRKRCGEVAEQLDSGHDRLLELSAPAPEVAAGLIEQIEEHDEDASFERFVIRLFDRLGLDVSDLSTRTYQLARGQRLSEAFADLPDDGISATFDRETALAREDLQLLTADHPMVRGSVDHFLTSETGNATFARWESGLGKGILLEACFILETLAPGRLHLDRFLPPTAIRVALDHQGKDLTEAPKPAMLLPGDARRLVTQPAFRNGIFPEMIKQARALAEARTEEPLAKAREAAESRIRHDIDRLKDLAARNPQVTPDEIAGLEHFLDETLQALTSPRLRLDSLRVIWRT from the coding sequence ATGCAGCAGCAGCCGCGACCCGGACAACGTTGGATCTCGACCTCCGAGCCCGCCCTCGGACTCGGCGTCGTGGTCGAGGTCCCGCACGGCCGCGTGCAGATTGTCTTCCCCGCCGCCGAGGAGACGCGGCTCTATGCGCTGGAGAACGCGCCGCTCGTCCGGGTCCGCTTCAAACCCGGCGACCGGATCGCCGCCCGCGAAGGCGCCGAGTTCACCGTGACCGGTGTCACCGAAACCGACGGCATCCTCCACTACGAAGGTGCCGATACCCCGGTCGACGAAGGTGACCTGCTCGACTCGCTCAGCTTCACCTCGCCGGAAGAGCGGTTGCTCGCCGGCCTGTGCGACGATTATCGCGAGTTCGACCTGCGGCGCCGGGTGCTGAAGTGGAACACGCGAATCCGACGCTCACCGGTGCGCGGCTTCTGCGGCGCGCGGATCGACCTCATCCCGCACCAGCTGGCGATCGTTTCCGAAGCCTGCTCGCGGCTTCATCCACGCGTAATGCTTGCCGACGAAGTCGGTCTCGGCAAAACCATCGAGGCCTGCCTGATCCTTCAGCACCTCCATCTGACCGGTCGCGCGGAACGCATCCTGATCCTCGTTCCCGAGCCGCTGATCCACCAATGGTTCGTCGAGCTCCTGCGCCGCTTCAACCTGCTGTTCGCGATCTTTGATGAGGCCCGCTGCCGCTCAATCACCGAACACCAACCGAAGGCGAACCCGTTCTCCGACTCGCAGCTGATCCTCGCCCCGGTGCCCCTGCTCGCCGAGAGCCCGGAACGGGCCAAGCAGGCGCGCGACGCCGGCTTCGACCTGTTGATCGTCGATGAGGCCCACCACCTCGAATGGTCGCCGGACGAAGTCTCGCCGGAGTATGCGGTCGTCGAAGCGCTGGCCGCCACCACGCCGTCCCTGCTGCTGCTCACCGCGACTCCGCAGCAACTCGGTCCCGAAGGACACTTCGCACGACTGCGCCTGCTCGATCCCGATCGCTACGGCGACCTCGCCGCCTTTCTCGGAGAAGCGGAGGCCTACGCACCGCTGGCGGAGACGGTCGAGGCTCTGAAGTCGGGCGGGATGCCGGAGGATCTCGACGCCATCGCGGAACACTCGCCTGCCACCCGCTCGCTGCTCGACCGCCTGCGTGGTGGCGATGAAACGGCGCGCGACGAACTGGTGTCCGAACTGATCGACGGCTTCGGCACCGGCCGCGTGCTGTTCCGCAACACCCGGCGCCAGCTGACCGGCTTCCCCGGTCGCGAACCGCACCTGCATCCGTTGGAGGAGGGTGAGTCGCCGTATTCGTGGCTGGCATCCTTGCTGAGATCGCTGCCCGAGGACGAAAAGGTTCTGCTCATCACCGGCAGCCCCGAAGCCGCCATCGCGGTGCGGGAAAAGCTGCTGGAGGAAATCCATGTCGAGTCGGCGCTCTTCCACGAAGACCTGTCACTGATCCAGCGCGACCGCAACGCGGCGTGGTTCGCCGATCCGGCGGGCGCACGGATCCTGATGTCATCGGAGATCGGTAGCGAGGGACGGAACTTCCAGTTCGCGCGACACCTCGTGCTGTTCGGATTGCCTCGTGATCCCGAACTGCTCGAGCAACGGATCGGGCGCCTCGACCGGATCGGCCAGACCGGCACGATCCACATCCATGTTCCCTACGGTGTCGGCAGCGCGTCCGAGTATCAGGCGCGATGGTTGCACGAGGGGCTCGATGCCTTTTCGCACCCGCTGCGCGGCGCGACGACCCTCGCCGAGGAACTGCTGCCGGAACTTGACCAAGTGATGCAGTCGCTCGACGCGGCGGCTTTCGACAAACTTCTCAAGAAGAGCCGCAAACGCTGCGGCGAGGTCGCCGAGCAGCTCGACTCCGGCCATGACCGGTTGCTTGAACTGAGCGCGCCGGCTCCGGAAGTCGCGGCCGGACTGATCGAGCAGATTGAAGAACACGACGAGGACGCGTCGTTCGAGCGCTTCGTCATCCGGCTCTTCGACCGCCTCGGTCTCGATGTCTCCGACCTCAGCACCCGCACCTACCAGCTCGCCCGCGGCCAGCGTCTCAGCGAAGCCTTCGCCGACCTGCCGGACGACGGGATCTCCGCGACCTTCGACCGCGAGACCGCGCTCGCCCGTGAAGACCTTCAATTGCTCACCGCCGACCACCCGATGGTGCGCGGATCGGTCGATCATTTCCTGACCTCCGAAACGGGAAACGCGACCTTCGCGCGATGGGAAAGCGGTCTCGGCAAGGGCATCCTGCTCGAGGCGTGCTTTATCCTCGAAACGCTCGCGCCCGGGCGGCTGCACCTCGACCGCTTCCTCCCGCCGACCGCGATCCGCGTCGCGCTGGACCATCAGGGCAAGGACCTCACCGAGGCTCCCAAACCCGCGATGCTGCTGCCTGGCGACGCCCGCCGGCTCGTCACCCAACCGGCCTTCCGCAACGGCATCTTCCCCGAGATGATCAAGCAGGCACGCGCACTCGCCGAGGCCCGCACCGAGGAGCCTTTGGCCAAAGCCCGGGAAGCGGCCGAGTCGCGGATCCGCCACGACATCGACCGTCTCAAGGACCTCGCCGCCCGCAATCCGCAGGTGACGCCCGACGAAATCGCGGGCCTCGAGCACTTCCTCGACGAGACCCTGCAGGCCCTCACCTCCCCGCGTCTCCGACTCGACAGCTTGCGCGTGATCTGGCGAACTTGA
- a CDS encoding HupE/UreJ family protein: MRPCRCMEMAERIIGRAAIWLVMGWLSVGSVSAHSMDQVNAEIQSSPSSWEATVWIDAWAAYPEDGAKVPPGQPGDPNSAGKEWLATLDEADFTAMRERLSVFMKESLVLTLNGERLDFSMAFPGFESVPPELELNRDGNAVVQIELQGDYPAGDGGALELVWKDPEDQPLTIDVVIPREGKPPARRVMRIAPHDDPIGLLEIDPVAGPKKSEEVALFGWIVAGFEHVLPLGLDHILFILGLFFLKPRIRPLLSQSLAFTLAHSITLALVVLGVFTINPRFVESMIALSIAYVGIENLWVRELKPWRVFFVFALGLLHGMGFASVMQELELPSDALLVPLVGFNVGVEVAQVAVLAIAFAVWLILAAIVRKQVRADGPDAVDQAVQKRMRPVAVVASAAIALVGLYWTFERAFGWG, encoded by the coding sequence GTGCGTCCCTGTCGTTGCATGGAAATGGCGGAGCGGATCATCGGGCGGGCGGCCATCTGGCTCGTGATGGGTTGGCTGTCGGTCGGTTCGGTTTCGGCGCACTCGATGGACCAGGTGAATGCCGAGATCCAGTCATCGCCCTCCAGTTGGGAAGCGACGGTTTGGATCGATGCATGGGCGGCCTATCCCGAAGACGGTGCGAAGGTGCCGCCGGGCCAGCCGGGCGATCCGAACAGCGCGGGCAAGGAGTGGCTCGCAACTCTGGATGAAGCGGATTTCACCGCGATGCGTGAGAGGCTGTCCGTTTTCATGAAGGAGAGCCTGGTGCTCACCCTGAATGGAGAACGTCTCGATTTCTCGATGGCCTTCCCGGGTTTCGAATCGGTGCCTCCTGAGCTGGAGCTCAATCGGGATGGCAATGCCGTGGTCCAAATCGAGTTGCAGGGCGATTATCCGGCCGGTGACGGCGGGGCGCTGGAGTTGGTCTGGAAGGACCCGGAGGACCAACCGCTGACGATCGATGTCGTCATCCCGAGGGAAGGAAAGCCGCCGGCTCGACGCGTGATGCGGATCGCCCCGCACGACGATCCCATCGGGTTGCTTGAAATCGATCCGGTCGCGGGTCCTAAGAAGTCGGAAGAAGTGGCGCTGTTCGGTTGGATTGTTGCCGGCTTCGAGCACGTCCTTCCTCTGGGACTCGATCACATCCTGTTCATCCTCGGCCTGTTTTTCCTGAAGCCGAGAATCCGCCCCCTGCTTTCTCAGAGTCTTGCCTTCACCCTGGCGCATTCCATCACGCTTGCATTGGTGGTGCTCGGGGTCTTCACGATCAACCCGCGCTTCGTCGAGTCGATGATCGCGCTGAGCATCGCCTACGTCGGCATCGAGAACCTCTGGGTGCGCGAACTCAAGCCCTGGCGGGTGTTCTTCGTCTTCGCGCTGGGTCTGCTGCACGGGATGGGCTTCGCCTCCGTGATGCAGGAACTGGAATTGCCGAGTGATGCGCTTCTCGTTCCGTTGGTCGGCTTCAACGTAGGTGTCGAAGTGGCGCAAGTCGCCGTGCTGGCAATCGCATTCGCCGTGTGGCTGATTCTCGCCGCAATCGTGCGCAAGCAGGTCCGTGCGGACGGACCCGATGCCGTCGACCAAGCGGTTCAGAAGCGGATGCGTCCGGTCGCCGTGGTGGCTTCCGCGGCGATCGCGCTCGTCGGTCTCTACTGGACCTTCGAGCGTGCTTTCGGCTGGGGCTGA
- a CDS encoding ornithine cyclodeaminase family protein, producing the protein MRIFSSEDVEAALSYPDFIGKLEQAFASDFTMPPRQVLPLAPGEGHDAFAMLPAWNDRVIALKAFTYFPENRPPHASLYSKILVFDRQHGAPLALVDGTSVTYWRTAGVSALASRFLSRDDASTLLILATGKLVPYLIRAHASVRPLKRVMIWGRNAEKARNLASALDSEIEGVEIVGVEAIEPACEVADIVVAATGSPDILLCGDWIRPGTHVDCLGNHHADKRECDTDLVLKSRVFVDTRANCFKEAGEILVPVTEGVFDLDRVEGELADLCRGSAQGRKTAEEVTFFKSVGCALGDLAGALAVVS; encoded by the coding sequence ATGAGAATTTTTTCATCGGAGGACGTCGAAGCGGCCCTTTCCTACCCGGACTTCATCGGAAAACTGGAGCAGGCCTTTGCCAGCGACTTCACCATGCCCCCGCGTCAGGTGCTGCCATTGGCACCCGGTGAAGGTCACGATGCCTTCGCGATGCTGCCCGCTTGGAATGACCGGGTGATTGCCCTCAAGGCGTTCACGTATTTCCCCGAGAACCGTCCCCCGCACGCGTCGCTGTACTCGAAGATCCTCGTCTTCGACCGTCAGCATGGCGCGCCGCTGGCGTTGGTCGATGGCACCTCGGTCACCTACTGGCGCACTGCGGGGGTGTCGGCACTGGCGTCACGCTTCCTGTCCCGCGATGACGCATCGACCCTTCTCATTCTGGCAACCGGCAAGCTGGTGCCTTATCTGATCCGCGCGCATGCGAGTGTCCGCCCGCTGAAGCGGGTGATGATCTGGGGACGGAATGCGGAGAAAGCCCGCAACCTGGCGAGCGCCCTCGATTCGGAGATCGAGGGCGTCGAGATTGTCGGTGTCGAGGCCATCGAACCGGCCTGCGAGGTGGCGGATATCGTGGTGGCGGCGACCGGTTCGCCGGACATCCTGCTGTGCGGCGACTGGATCCGTCCGGGCACTCATGTCGACTGTCTCGGAAACCACCACGCCGACAAGCGGGAGTGCGACACCGATCTGGTTCTCAAGTCGCGGGTGTTTGTCGACACACGCGCCAACTGTTTCAAAGAGGCGGGCGAGATCCTTGTCCCGGTCACCGAGGGAGTCTTCGATCTCGACCGGGTCGAAGGCGAACTTGCCGATCTCTGTCGCGGTTCGGCCCAGGGACGGAAGACCGCAGAAGAGGTGACCTTCTTCAAGTCCGTCGGTTGCGCGCTCGGCGACCTTGCCGGGGCGCTTGCGGTGGTCTCCTGA